One Salvelinus fontinalis isolate EN_2023a chromosome 27, ASM2944872v1, whole genome shotgun sequence genomic region harbors:
- the ctsbb gene encoding cathepsin Bb gives MCRLALLCLLSGLSVSWAKPRLPLLSPEMVQYINNADTTWTAGQNFHNVDISYVKSLCGTLLKGPRLPELVQSEDMSLPDSFDARLQWPNCPTIKEIRDQGSCGSCWAFGAAEAISDRYCIHSNGKVSLEISAEDLLSCCDACGMGCMGGFPSAAWDYWAESGLVTGGLYGSNVGCRPYSIAPCEHHVNGTRPPCTGEGDTPKCVSECNAGYTPSYKKDKHFGKQTYSVPPKEQQIMTELYKNGPVEAAFSVYEDFLLYKTGVYQHVTGQMLGGHAIKILGWGKENNTPYWLVANSWNTDWGDNGFFKILRGKDECGIESEIVAGIPRL, from the exons ATGTGTCGTCTGGCCCTCCTGTGTCTTCTCTCGGGCCTGTCTGTTAGCTGGGCTAAGCCCCGCCTCCCTCTACTGTCTCCTGAGATGGTTCAGTACATCAACAACGCAGACACCACATGGACG GCTGGCCAGAACTtccacaacgttgacatcagttaTGTGAAGAGTTTGTGTGGAACCCTGCTGAAGGGACCCAGGCTGCCagagct gGTGCAGTCTGAGGACATGAGTCTGCCAGACAGCTTTGACGCACGGCTGCAGTGGCCCAACTGTCCCACCATCAAAGAGATCAGAGACCAGGGATCCTGTGGCTCCTGCTGG GCCTTTGGGGCAGCTGAGGCAATCTCCGACAGGTATTGTATCCATAGCAATGGCAAGGTCTCCCTGGAGATCTCAGCTGAGGATCTGTTGTCATGCTGTGATGCCTGTGGCAtggg gtgtatggGGGGCTTCCCATCAGCTGCCTGGGACTACTGGGCTGAGTCTGGGCTGGTTACAGGGGGGCTCTACGGATCCAACGTAG gctgtagaccttacagcatCGCTCCGTGTGAGCATCACGTGAACGGAACACGCCCCCCCTGCACAGGTGAGGGGGACACGCCTAAGTGTGTGTCCGAGTGCAATGCTGGATACACCCCCTCCTACAAGAAGGACAAACACTTCG GAAAGCAGACGTACAGCGTTCCCCCGAAGGAACAGCAGATCATGACTGAGCTCTATAAGAACGGCCCAGTGGAGGCAGCCTTCTCTGTCTATGAAGACTTCCTCCTTTACAAGACCG GTGTGTACCAGCATGTGACTGGACAGATGCTGGGGGGTCATGCCATCAAGATCCTGGGCTGGGGAAAGGAGAATAACACCCCCTACTGGCTGGTTGCCAACTCCTGGAACACAGACTGGGGTGACAATG GGTTCTTCAAGATCCTGCGGGGAAAGGACGAGTGTGGCATCGAATCAGAGATAGTGGCGGGGATACCCCGGCTTTAA
- the LOC129825230 gene encoding interferon-induced protein 44-like isoform X3: protein MASIVPALDLEREMQLMKLFPEPIRLHMLYKGTHHGFQLTTIFSKFDKVGRFILLVYLESGSVRGGYLSKPPKAKQEDGDAFLFELSPHSVSKYSPQDCSNAVVCRPDMLSFGGCLTLQMIHELDYLLKLNLASDESYTRTEWVEGKHTAFVEVELHRVQGAGSVLLTGPWRILAWTEKDRDALKENLVSFKPACQSLKRVRVLLLGPAGSGKSSFINSIRSVMYGQVVLLPNIGISAEGFTKRLKCYDIRSERGGKPTALTLCDVLALGDGETTGLTLPDALAVINGHAPEGYKMQKAAEVVGLSVSHVFPVKNYSSELSVSCNTDILLLNAVHHILQAVDDTFEDYCPPSPSPLSTGPQHSTSTPVTV, encoded by the exons ATGGCCTCCATCGTGCCTGCATTGGATTTGGAAAGAGAAATGCAGCTGATGAAGCTCTTTCCAGAACCTATCCGGCTTCACATGCTCTACAAGGGAACCCACCATGGATTTCAATTGACAACCATATTCTCCAAATTCGACAAAGTTGGAAGATTCATACTTTTGGTGTATTTAGAGTCAGGGTCGGTAAGAGGGGGCTACCTAAGCAAACCTCCTAAAGCGAAACAAGAGGATGGGGATGCGTTTCTCTTTGAGCTAAGTCCGCATAGTGTATCCAAATATTCACCACAGGATTGTTCAAATGCAGTAGTTTGTAGGCCAGACATGTTATCATTTGGTGGGTGCCTAACATTGCAAATGATTCATGAATTAGACTATTTGCTGAAGTTAAACCTTGCATCTGATGAGAGTTACACACGAACTGAGTGGGTTGAAGGTAAACATACAGCATTTGTGGAGGTGGAATTGCATCGTGTTCAAG GTGCTGGGAGTGTGCTGCTTACCGGCCCTTGGAGGATCCTGGCATGGACTGAGAA GGACAGGGATGCTCTGAAGGAGAATCTGGTCTCCTTCAAACCAGCCTGCCAGTCTCTGAAGCGGGTCAGGGTTCTGCTGCTGGGTCCTGCTGGGTCAGGAAAATCCAGCTTTATTAACTCTATCAGATCTGTGATGTATGGGCAAGTTGTTCTGCTGCCCAATATTGGCATTTCTGCTGAGGGCTTTACCAAGAGG CTCAAATGCTATGACATCCggtcagagagaggggggaagcccACAGCTCTGACCCTGTGTGATGTGTTGGCTCTGGGGGACGGTGAGACGACTGGCCTGACCCTCCCAGACGCACTGGCTGTCATCAACGGGCACGCCCCCGAGGGATACAAg ATGCAGAAAGCAGCAGAGGTGGTGGGGTTGTCTGTGTCCCATGTGTTTCCAGTGAAGAACTACTCCAGTGAACTGTCTGTGAGCTGCAACACTGACATCCTGCTGCTGAATGCAGTTCATCACATTCTTCAAGCCGTGGATGACACATTTGAAGACTACTGCCCACCATctccctctcctttatctactggTCCCCAGCATTCCACCTCAACTCCAGTCACTGTTTAG
- the LOC129825230 gene encoding interferon-induced protein 44-like isoform X2: MASIVPALDLEREMQLMKLFPEPIRLHMLYKGTHHGFQLTTIFSKFDKVGRFILLVYLESGSVRGGYLSKPPKAKQEDGDAFLFELSPHSVSKYSPQDCSNAVVCRPDMLSFGGCLTLQMIHELDYLLKLNLASDESYTRTEWVEGKHTAFVEVELHRVQGAGSVLLTGPWRILAWTEKDRDALKENLVSFKPACQSLKRVRVLLLGPAGSGKSSFINSIRSVMYGQVVLLPNIGISAEGFTKRLKCYDIRSERGGKPTALTLCDVLALGDGETTGLTLPDALAVINGHAPEGYKFQSEAPIDAKCAGYRPEPSMKDKIHCAVFVLDACQVLTYSEGQQTTMRRFHSELSDLDIPQVVLLTHVDQVCHAVQEDVKFVYTGRILQEKMQKAAEVVGLSVSHVFPVKNYSSELSVSCNTDILLLNAVHHILQAVDDTFEDYCPPSPSPLSTGPQHSTSTPVTV; this comes from the exons ATGGCCTCCATCGTGCCTGCATTGGATTTGGAAAGAGAAATGCAGCTGATGAAGCTCTTTCCAGAACCTATCCGGCTTCACATGCTCTACAAGGGAACCCACCATGGATTTCAATTGACAACCATATTCTCCAAATTCGACAAAGTTGGAAGATTCATACTTTTGGTGTATTTAGAGTCAGGGTCGGTAAGAGGGGGCTACCTAAGCAAACCTCCTAAAGCGAAACAAGAGGATGGGGATGCGTTTCTCTTTGAGCTAAGTCCGCATAGTGTATCCAAATATTCACCACAGGATTGTTCAAATGCAGTAGTTTGTAGGCCAGACATGTTATCATTTGGTGGGTGCCTAACATTGCAAATGATTCATGAATTAGACTATTTGCTGAAGTTAAACCTTGCATCTGATGAGAGTTACACACGAACTGAGTGGGTTGAAGGTAAACATACAGCATTTGTGGAGGTGGAATTGCATCGTGTTCAAG GTGCTGGGAGTGTGCTGCTTACCGGCCCTTGGAGGATCCTGGCATGGACTGAGAA GGACAGGGATGCTCTGAAGGAGAATCTGGTCTCCTTCAAACCAGCCTGCCAGTCTCTGAAGCGGGTCAGGGTTCTGCTGCTGGGTCCTGCTGGGTCAGGAAAATCCAGCTTTATTAACTCTATCAGATCTGTGATGTATGGGCAAGTTGTTCTGCTGCCCAATATTGGCATTTCTGCTGAGGGCTTTACCAAGAGG CTCAAATGCTATGACATCCggtcagagagaggggggaagcccACAGCTCTGACCCTGTGTGATGTGTTGGCTCTGGGGGACGGTGAGACGACTGGCCTGACCCTCCCAGACGCACTGGCTGTCATCAACGGGCACGCCCCCGAGGGATACAAg TTTCAAAGTGAAGCCCCCATTGATGCCAAGTGTGCAGGCTACAGACCTGAGCCATCGATGAAGGATAAAATCCATTGTGCGGTGTTTGTGCTGGATGCCTGCCAAGTGTTAACCTACAGTGAGGGCCAGCAAACTACAATGAGGAGATTCCATTCTGAGCTGTCAGACCTTG ACATCCCCCAGGTAGTTCTGTTGACCCATGTGGACCAAGTGTGTCATGCCGTCCAAGAGGATGTGAAGTTTGTTTACACCGGCCGCATCCTACAGgagaag ATGCAGAAAGCAGCAGAGGTGGTGGGGTTGTCTGTGTCCCATGTGTTTCCAGTGAAGAACTACTCCAGTGAACTGTCTGTGAGCTGCAACACTGACATCCTGCTGCTGAATGCAGTTCATCACATTCTTCAAGCCGTGGATGACACATTTGAAGACTACTGCCCACCATctccctctcctttatctactggTCCCCAGCATTCCACCTCAACTCCAGTCACTGTTTAG
- the LOC129825230 gene encoding interferon-induced protein 44-like isoform X1: protein MASIVPALDLEREMQLMKLFPEPIRLHMLYKGTHHGFQLTTIFSKFDKVGRFILLVYLESGSVRGGYLSKPPKAKQEDGDAFLFELSPHSVSKYSPQDCSNAVVCRPDMLSFGGCLTLQMIHELDYLLKLNLASDESYTRTEWVEGKHTAFVEVELHRVQGAGSVLLTGPWRILAWTEKDRDALKENLVSFKPACQSLKRVRVLLLGPAGSGKSSFINSIRSVMYGQVVLLPNIGISAEGFTKRLKCYDIRSERGGKPTALTLCDVLALGDGETTGLTLPDALAVINGHAPEGYKFQSEAPIDAKCAGYRPEPSMKDKIHCAVFVLDACQVLTYSEGQQTTMRRFHSELSDLDIPQVVLLTHVDQVCHAVQEDVKFVYTGRILQEKVVCVCVLKVRTGLAILRLHFCFFQQMQKAAEVVGLSVSHVFPVKNYSSELSVSCNTDILLLNAVHHILQAVDDTFEDYCPPSPSPLSTGPQHSTSTPVTV from the exons ATGGCCTCCATCGTGCCTGCATTGGATTTGGAAAGAGAAATGCAGCTGATGAAGCTCTTTCCAGAACCTATCCGGCTTCACATGCTCTACAAGGGAACCCACCATGGATTTCAATTGACAACCATATTCTCCAAATTCGACAAAGTTGGAAGATTCATACTTTTGGTGTATTTAGAGTCAGGGTCGGTAAGAGGGGGCTACCTAAGCAAACCTCCTAAAGCGAAACAAGAGGATGGGGATGCGTTTCTCTTTGAGCTAAGTCCGCATAGTGTATCCAAATATTCACCACAGGATTGTTCAAATGCAGTAGTTTGTAGGCCAGACATGTTATCATTTGGTGGGTGCCTAACATTGCAAATGATTCATGAATTAGACTATTTGCTGAAGTTAAACCTTGCATCTGATGAGAGTTACACACGAACTGAGTGGGTTGAAGGTAAACATACAGCATTTGTGGAGGTGGAATTGCATCGTGTTCAAG GTGCTGGGAGTGTGCTGCTTACCGGCCCTTGGAGGATCCTGGCATGGACTGAGAA GGACAGGGATGCTCTGAAGGAGAATCTGGTCTCCTTCAAACCAGCCTGCCAGTCTCTGAAGCGGGTCAGGGTTCTGCTGCTGGGTCCTGCTGGGTCAGGAAAATCCAGCTTTATTAACTCTATCAGATCTGTGATGTATGGGCAAGTTGTTCTGCTGCCCAATATTGGCATTTCTGCTGAGGGCTTTACCAAGAGG CTCAAATGCTATGACATCCggtcagagagaggggggaagcccACAGCTCTGACCCTGTGTGATGTGTTGGCTCTGGGGGACGGTGAGACGACTGGCCTGACCCTCCCAGACGCACTGGCTGTCATCAACGGGCACGCCCCCGAGGGATACAAg TTTCAAAGTGAAGCCCCCATTGATGCCAAGTGTGCAGGCTACAGACCTGAGCCATCGATGAAGGATAAAATCCATTGTGCGGTGTTTGTGCTGGATGCCTGCCAAGTGTTAACCTACAGTGAGGGCCAGCAAACTACAATGAGGAGATTCCATTCTGAGCTGTCAGACCTTG ACATCCCCCAGGTAGTTCTGTTGACCCATGTGGACCAAGTGTGTCATGCCGTCCAAGAGGATGTGAAGTTTGTTTACACCGGCCGCATCCTACAGgagaaggttgtgtgtgtgtgtgttctgaaggTTAGAACTGGTCTAGCAATTTTGAGGTTACATTTCTGCTTCTTCCAACAGATGCAGAAAGCAGCAGAGGTGGTGGGGTTGTCTGTGTCCCATGTGTTTCCAGTGAAGAACTACTCCAGTGAACTGTCTGTGAGCTGCAACACTGACATCCTGCTGCTGAATGCAGTTCATCACATTCTTCAAGCCGTGGATGACACATTTGAAGACTACTGCCCACCATctccctctcctttatctactggTCCCCAGCATTCCACCTCAACTCCAGTCACTGTTTAG
- the LOC129825231 gene encoding interferon-induced protein 44-like — translation MAHAAVSALDLGSEKQLLQFFPEPVRLHLLYKAPHRGFKMSDLISKFDQEGRFVVIVYLESGTMKGGYMSKRPGFYCQEDKGAFVFEIDHQKANVFPVVKHDNSIIFNREKIGFGDCLNIYSNKDKTLCVDVGFDDTYTPTGWSDEFEVPFMDVELHRIQSLGDVLLNAWRELSWTEKERGSLRKNLVSFKPASQSLNQVRVLLMGPPGSGKSSFINSVRSVMFGRVLLLPFIGTATKGFIKKLKSYDIRSERGGKPTALTLCDVLALGDGETTGLTLPDALAVINGHAPEGHKFQSDAPIKAETSGYRPNPSVNDQIHCAVFVLNACQVMSTSDDLTETLRTLQAEISDLDIPQVVLLTHVDQVCHAVQEDVKFVYSSRILQEKMQKAAEVVGLPVSYVFPVKNYSSELSVSCNTDILLLSAVHHILQAVDDTFEDYCPPTPADASPVTV, via the exons ATGGCCCACGCAGCCGTATCTGCACTGGATTTGGGGAGCGAGAAACAGTTGTTACAGTTTTTTCCCGAACCTGTCCGACTTCACCTGCTCTACAAGGCGCCCCACCGTGGATTTAAGATGAGCGATTTGATTTCTAAATTCGATCAAGAGGGAAGATTCGTCGTAATCGTTTATTTGGAATCAGGCACGATGAAGGGGGGATATATGAGTAAACGACCTGGGTTTTATTGCCAAGAGGACAAAGGGGCATTTGTCTTCGAAATAGACCATCAAAAAGCAAACGTCTTTCCTGTCGTGAAGCACGATAATTCGATCATTTTTAATAGAGAAAAAATAGGCTTTGGGGATTGCCTAAACATTTACAGCAATAAGGACAAAACACTCTGTGTTGATGTGGGGTTCGATGATACCTACACACCCACCGGTTGGAGTGACGAGTTTGAGGTGCCCTTCATGGATGTGGAGTTGCATCGCATTCAAA GTCTTGGAGATGTGCTGCTGAACGCTTGGAGGGAGCTGTCGTGGACTGAGAA AGAGAGGGGGTCACTGAGGAAGAATCTGGTCTCCTTCAAACCGGCCAGCCAGTCTCTGAACCAAGTCAGGGTTCTGCTGATGGGTCCTCCTGGGTCAGGAAAATCCAGCTTCATCAACTCTGTCAGATCTGTGATGTTCGGAAGAGTCCTTCTCCTGCCTTTTATTGGGACTGCAACAAAGGGCTTCATCAAGAAG CTGAAGTCATATGACATCCggtcagagagaggggggaagcccACAGCTCTGACCCTGTGTGATGTGTTGGCTCTGGGGGACGGTGAGACGACTGGCCTGACCCTCCCAGACGCACTGGCTGTCATCAACGGGCACGCCCCCGAGGGACACAAG TTTCAAAGTGATGCGCCCATCAAAGCTGAGACTTCAGGTTACAGACCTAATCCATCAGTAAATGACCAAATCCATTGTGCGGTGTTCGTTCTGAATGCCTGCCAAGTCATGTCCACCAGTGATGACCTTACAGAGACACTGAGGACACTTCAAGCTGAGATCTCAGACCTAG ACATCCCCCAGGTGGTTCTGTTGACCCATGTGGACCAGGTGTGTCATGCCGTCCAAGAGGATGTGAAGTTTGTCTACTCCAGCCGGATCCTACAGGAGAAG ATGCAGAAAGCAGCAGAGGTGGTGGGTTTGCCAGTGTCCTATGTGTTTCCAGTGAAGAACTACTCCAGTGAACTGTCTGTGAGCTGCAACACTGACATCCTGCTGCTGAGTGCAGTTCATCACATTCTCCAAGCTGTTGATGACACATTTGAGGATTACTGCCCTCCAACCCCTGCAGATGCCAGTCCAGTGACTGTTTAA